The following is a genomic window from Mycobacterium parmense.
GCCCGGCGCCGACGCGCTCAGGAATATCACCGGCGACGCCAACCTGGAGTCAGGCCAGACCTGGGACCACCCGGCGAGGTCGGATCGGGAGGGCACGATCGACCGGCAGGAGTGCTGGGCGAGCATCGCCCCGGGCACCCCCGACGCCTACCCCGCCGGCACCGTCACGGGGTACCGCGCGGCGGAGTTCACCGATACCCGCAGCCTGCTCAAATCGGTCCAGATCATCGCGGCGACGGCCACGTTCCCCGACCCGCCGGCGGCCCGGTCGCAGTTGGCCCGGGTGCTGTCCGGGTGGCGCCAATGCGGCGGCACCACCGTGGACGTGACGATGCCGGGCGGTCCCGCCGTTCCGTTCGACCTCGGGCCTCCCGTCGACGCCGGCAACGGCGTCACCACCATGGACCTGACCCCGAAGGGCCTGCAGGTGCGGTCCGTCCGGGCGATCGCGGCCAAGGCAAATGTCGTCGTCGACTTGTACGTGGCCGACAAGGGCACCACCGACGCCGGCGCGGCCCGCCAGACCGCCGGAAGCATCGCGACCTACATCCTCGGCAAGGTCCCCGGCTGACGGGCCGTGCCCACCACTCGAGGCACCCGCCTCAGTAGGGTGGGCCGTATGGAATATCTCGACGTGGACGGTGTCGGGCGGGTCAGCCGGATCGGCCTGGGCACCTGGCAGTTCGGGTCACGCGAATGGGGCTACGGGGACAGCTATGCCTCGGGCGCCGCGCGTGACATCGTGCGCCGCGCCCGCGCCCTGGGCGTGACGCTGTTCGACACCGCCGAGGTGTACGGGCTGGGTAAGAGCGAGCGCATCCTCGGCGAGGCCCTCGGCGACGAGCGCGCCGAGGTCGCGGTGGCCAGCAAGATCATGCCCGTCGCGCCGTTCCCCGCCGTGGTCAGGCAGCGCGAGCGTGCCAGCGCGCGGCGGCTGGGGCTGGACCGCATCCCGCTCTACCAGGTGCACCAGCCCAACCCGGTGGTCCCCGACTCGGTGATCATGCCGGGCATGCGCGACCTGCTGGACAGCAACAAGATCGGCGCGGCCGGCGTCTCCAACTACTCGCTGGACCGGTGGCGCAAAGCGGACGCGGCGCTCGGTCGGCCGGTGATCAGCAACCAGGTCCATTTCTCGCTCGCCCACGCCGGCGCGCTGGAGGACCTGGTGCCTTTCGCCGAGCGCGAGAACCGCATCGTGATCGCCTACAGCCCGCTGGCACAGGGCTTGTTGGGCGGCAAATACGGCCTCGACAACCGGCCGGGCGGGGTGCGCGCGGTCAACCGCCTGTTCAGCACCGAGAACCTGCGCCGCGTCGAGCCGCTGCTGCAGACGCTGCGCGACGTCGCCAAGCAGGTCGACGCCAAGCCCGCTCAGGTGGCGCTGGCCTGGCTGATCAGCCTGCCCGGTGTGGTCGCCATCCCCGGTGCGTCCAGCGTCGAGCAGCTCGAGTTCAACGTCGCGGCGGCCGACATCGAGCTGCCGGCCGATTCACGCGACGAGCTGACCCGGGCGGCGCGGGCCTTCCGGCCGACCTCCAACGGGCGCTTCCTGGCCGATCTGGTCCGCGAGCGGCTCGGGGTGGGCTGAGCCCACCCGCTAGGACTGCGCGGAGTCCGCGAACGCCGCGGGGCTGGCGGGCGCGCCCCTGGCGACCACCAGCGGCATCGACGTCGAGGCGTTGGTGCTCAAGATGGTCTGCACCACGTCGACGAGGTCCTCGACGGGCATCAGCTTGCCGGGCATGCAGCCGCGCGATGCCCACAGCGGGACGGCCTTCATGGCCAGGTCCATGTCCCAGTCGACGTTCATGCCGGTCTGGCCGTCGCCCTCGCCGCCCGCGCATTCCCCGACGATCAGGCAGGTGAACCCGATGTCGGGGTGCTCGGCGCGCCAGGCCTCCACGAGCCGCTCGAGGGCCGCCTTGCTCACGCCGTAGGCGCCCAGGC
Proteins encoded in this region:
- a CDS encoding sensor domain-containing protein is translated as MTDFDPYGQHPFTYDPLGRVPYPDPPPGPPPFAPPPPPPQRPPANAFATLSVVFAFVFAPLGAILGHAGLRQIRRTGEPGRDRAVLGLALSYAFTALALVALVAWAVLGASTADRTAAPATTSTAPPGPPGPTVAPDAVATLLPGADALRNITGDANLESGQTWDHPARSDREGTIDRQECWASIAPGTPDAYPAGTVTGYRAAEFTDTRSLLKSVQIIAATATFPDPPAARSQLARVLSGWRQCGGTTVDVTMPGGPAVPFDLGPPVDAGNGVTTMDLTPKGLQVRSVRAIAAKANVVVDLYVADKGTTDAGAARQTAGSIATYILGKVPG
- a CDS encoding aldo/keto reductase; its protein translation is MEYLDVDGVGRVSRIGLGTWQFGSREWGYGDSYASGAARDIVRRARALGVTLFDTAEVYGLGKSERILGEALGDERAEVAVASKIMPVAPFPAVVRQRERASARRLGLDRIPLYQVHQPNPVVPDSVIMPGMRDLLDSNKIGAAGVSNYSLDRWRKADAALGRPVISNQVHFSLAHAGALEDLVPFAERENRIVIAYSPLAQGLLGGKYGLDNRPGGVRAVNRLFSTENLRRVEPLLQTLRDVAKQVDAKPAQVALAWLISLPGVVAIPGASSVEQLEFNVAAADIELPADSRDELTRAARAFRPTSNGRFLADLVRERLGVG